A genomic stretch from Vibrio coralliilyticus includes:
- a CDS encoding LysE family translocator — translation MNELTILATLATVHFIALMSPGPDFALVVQNATRYGRQTGLYIALGLSFGILLHSVLSLTGVSYLVHQQPTLFAVLQLAGGSYLFYLGYGALKASWSILRNNKQNDEPSAQTSLLLSNKRQAFSRGFATNILNPKALVFFVSLMSSLVPASMSLTGKGMALVILWGLSLLWFSFLAWALSTQRMQRKIHSLAVYIDSLCGVLFTLIGLSILWQSLSALLSSV, via the coding sequence GCCACTGTACACTTTATCGCTTTAATGAGCCCGGGGCCGGATTTCGCGCTAGTGGTACAAAACGCAACACGTTACGGTCGCCAGACCGGTTTATACATTGCACTTGGCTTATCGTTTGGCATTCTGCTTCACTCAGTACTGAGCCTAACGGGCGTCAGCTACCTTGTTCACCAGCAGCCGACTTTATTTGCGGTGCTGCAACTCGCTGGCGGCAGTTACTTATTCTACCTAGGCTATGGCGCACTCAAGGCCAGTTGGTCAATACTACGTAACAACAAGCAAAACGACGAACCATCCGCTCAAACCAGCTTATTACTGAGTAACAAGCGTCAGGCTTTCTCGCGCGGCTTTGCCACCAACATCCTCAACCCAAAGGCGTTGGTGTTCTTTGTCAGCCTGATGTCGAGCTTAGTGCCAGCCAGCATGTCACTAACCGGTAAAGGAATGGCATTGGTTATTCTTTGGGGGCTGTCTTTACTGTGGTTCTCATTTCTTGCTTGGGCCTTATCAACTCAACGTATGCAGCGAAAAATTCATTCTCTGGCCGTATATATCGATAGCCTTTGTGGCGTCCTATTCACCCTTATCGGCCTGAGCATTTTGTGGCAATCCCTGTCTGCCCTGCTCTCAAGTGTCTAA
- the ggt gene encoding gamma-glutamyltransferase, producing the protein MQWKRTFLTTCLLLTSVGAAANQAADSVAPEHSSGLEQKQLVKAKDWMVTAANPLATQAGADILKQGGNAIDAMVTTQLMLGLVEPQSSGIGGGAFLVYWDAKKQQLTTYDGRETAPLAATPRLFQDEKGEPMQFYDAVVGGRSVGTPGTVKLMWDTHQKYGKLEWKKLIEPVAEVAKNGFTISPRLATLIEKDAERLSRFPATKAYFFNSDGSAKQQGTLLKNPEYAATLEAIAKGGADAFYQGKIASDIINTVQSAAGNPGVLAQADFDAYQIKQRQPVCSAYQSYDICGMGPPSSGALTVGQILAMTEQFDLKNWGPDNAKSWQVIADASRLAFADRGMYMADEDFVPMPTQGLINSDYLKQRAKLITPGKALESAPAGTPPWDYAQRQSRDESIELPSTSHFNVVDKEGNVVSITTTIENAFGSRLMTNGFLLNNELTDFSFRTHKDGYPIANRLEPGKRPRSSMAPTIIMQDDKPYMAIGSPGGSRIIGYVAQAIIAHTQWDMDIQQAINQPHLLNRFGTLDIEQGTEAEKFKSELEKMGFEVNIRDLNSGLHAILFKNNELEGAADPRREGAAIGQ; encoded by the coding sequence ATGCAGTGGAAACGTACTTTTCTAACGACATGCCTATTATTAACGTCCGTTGGTGCTGCCGCGAATCAGGCTGCCGATTCAGTTGCCCCAGAACACAGTAGTGGCTTAGAACAAAAGCAACTGGTTAAGGCCAAAGACTGGATGGTCACCGCCGCCAACCCGCTCGCGACACAAGCGGGCGCTGATATCCTCAAGCAAGGCGGTAACGCTATCGATGCTATGGTCACCACTCAGCTCATGCTGGGTCTGGTTGAACCGCAATCCTCAGGGATTGGTGGCGGTGCTTTCTTGGTTTACTGGGATGCCAAAAAGCAGCAGTTAACGACTTATGATGGCCGTGAAACCGCACCTCTAGCCGCAACCCCTCGCCTATTCCAAGATGAGAAGGGCGAACCGATGCAGTTTTACGATGCCGTCGTAGGTGGCCGTTCTGTCGGTACGCCAGGTACCGTAAAACTGATGTGGGATACTCATCAGAAATACGGCAAGCTTGAATGGAAAAAGCTGATTGAACCTGTGGCCGAAGTCGCTAAGAACGGTTTTACTATCAGCCCTCGTCTAGCAACCTTAATTGAAAAAGATGCAGAGCGCCTGTCGCGTTTCCCTGCCACAAAAGCCTACTTCTTTAATAGTGATGGCTCTGCCAAACAGCAAGGCACATTACTTAAGAACCCTGAATACGCGGCGACACTCGAAGCCATCGCCAAAGGTGGTGCGGATGCGTTTTATCAAGGCAAGATTGCTAGCGATATTATCAACACCGTTCAGTCAGCCGCTGGCAACCCGGGCGTACTAGCGCAAGCCGATTTCGATGCTTACCAAATCAAACAGCGTCAACCTGTCTGTTCCGCTTATCAAAGCTACGACATCTGTGGAATGGGTCCACCAAGTTCTGGCGCCCTTACCGTGGGTCAGATTCTGGCGATGACAGAGCAGTTTGACCTCAAAAACTGGGGTCCTGATAACGCAAAATCTTGGCAAGTTATCGCCGATGCTTCACGCTTAGCCTTTGCGGATCGCGGCATGTACATGGCCGATGAAGATTTTGTCCCTATGCCAACTCAAGGTTTGATCAATTCAGACTACCTTAAACAGCGCGCGAAACTGATCACGCCAGGGAAAGCACTGGAGTCAGCACCAGCAGGCACACCACCTTGGGACTACGCTCAGCGCCAAAGCCGTGATGAATCCATCGAACTGCCATCTACCAGCCACTTCAATGTGGTTGATAAAGAGGGCAACGTGGTGTCGATCACAACCACGATTGAGAACGCGTTTGGTTCACGCTTGATGACCAATGGGTTCCTGCTCAATAACGAGCTGACCGACTTCTCTTTCCGTACACACAAAGATGGTTACCCTATCGCCAACCGCTTAGAGCCGGGCAAACGCCCTCGCTCCTCAATGGCACCGACCATCATCATGCAAGACGATAAACCTTATATGGCGATCGGTTCTCCGGGTGGCAGCCGTATCATAGGTTATGTTGCCCAAGCGATCATTGCTCACACGCAATGGGATATGGATATTCAACAAGCCATCAACCAGCCACACTTGCTAAATCGCTTCGGTACATTAGATATTGAGCAAGGAACAGAGGCAGAAAAATTCAAATCAGAGTTAGAGAAAATGGGTTTCGAAGTGAATATTCGTGACTTGAATT